The Planktothrix tepida PCC 9214 genome has a segment encoding these proteins:
- a CDS encoding S-layer homology domain-containing protein: protein MKQIILILSLITSLSACANSPTGKAIENSLKADPLLQTNTPAPQATTAPVTNPKPSIPPVELPSDFPSEIPPYPNATLQTVMPPTPDSTAVITLWETTDPSNVVQAFYQKELKAKNWKIIENSANENNDNLSAEKDNLKLTIAQQPNPQSDGKTYFQIRYQPLPVETVSSPTPTPTSTPTSTPTPTPTSNPEKPNNNSVPKELSPLVSDVAKLGIFKAPNSQETGTLPDPNGKITRSQYARWIVDVNNQLYANNPAKQIRLAVPSSDPVFTDVPTTHPNFAEIQGLAEAGLIPSPLSGDNTVTKFRPDSSLTREDLIRWKVPLDTRQALPKASLDAVKERWGFKDTSKIDAGALPAILEDYNNGDNSNIRRVFGFTTLFQPKKNVTRAEAAATLWFFGFQGEGISAQDALTDTPKPQQN from the coding sequence ATGAAACAGATTATTTTAATCCTCAGTTTAATCACTTCCCTTTCTGCTTGTGCTAATAGTCCCACCGGGAAAGCAATAGAAAATTCTCTCAAAGCTGATCCATTATTACAAACCAATACCCCCGCACCTCAAGCAACAACTGCACCCGTTACTAACCCTAAACCTTCTATTCCGCCTGTTGAACTTCCCAGTGATTTTCCCTCAGAAATTCCCCCCTATCCTAACGCAACTTTACAGACGGTGATGCCTCCAACCCCAGATTCAACGGCGGTGATTACCCTCTGGGAAACAACAGATCCTAGTAATGTTGTTCAGGCTTTTTACCAAAAAGAGTTAAAAGCAAAAAACTGGAAAATTATCGAGAATTCTGCTAACGAAAATAACGATAATCTCAGTGCCGAAAAAGATAACTTAAAACTAACAATTGCTCAACAACCTAATCCTCAATCGGATGGAAAAACCTATTTTCAAATTCGTTATCAACCGCTTCCGGTAGAAACAGTAAGTTCTCCAACTCCAACTCCCACTTCCACTCCAACCTCCACCCCAACTCCAACCCCAACTTCTAATCCTGAAAAACCCAATAACAATTCTGTTCCTAAAGAATTAAGTCCCTTGGTGTCTGATGTTGCCAAGTTGGGTATTTTTAAAGCTCCTAATTCTCAGGAAACCGGAACCTTACCTGATCCTAATGGTAAAATTACTCGCAGTCAATATGCCCGATGGATTGTAGACGTTAATAATCAATTATATGCCAATAATCCCGCTAAACAAATTCGTTTAGCTGTTCCCAGTAGTGACCCTGTATTTACAGATGTTCCCACCACCCATCCTAATTTTGCAGAAATTCAAGGATTAGCGGAAGCGGGGTTAATTCCCAGTCCCTTATCGGGAGATAATACTGTTACCAAGTTTCGTCCTGATTCTAGTTTAACCCGTGAAGATTTAATTCGCTGGAAAGTGCCTTTAGATACTCGACAAGCGTTACCGAAAGCAAGTCTTGATGCTGTTAAAGAACGCTGGGGGTTTAAGGATACCTCTAAAATTGATGCGGGAGCTTTACCTGCTATTTTAGAAGACTATAATAATGGAGACAATTCCAATATTCGTCGGGTTTTTGGGTTTACAACTTTATTTCAACCGAAAAAGAATGTGACTCGCGCCGAAGCCGCAGCCACCCTTTGGTTTTTTGGATTTCAAGGAGAAGGAATTTCAGCCCAAGACGCATTAACTGATACTCCAAAACCCCAACAAAATTAA
- the bioF gene encoding 8-amino-7-oxononanoate synthase: MINDAYAWIEKALETIHKVDWYRSVQTVENQAGATLIIDGKPLINFASNDYLGLAGDQRLIDAAIAATQAFGTGVTGSRLLTGHRQLHRDLELAIAHFKQTEDAIVFSSGYLANIGTISALVGQRDLILSDEYNHSSLKNGAKMSGATVLEYQHNNPEQLRELLEEHRLPYRKALIITDGVFSMDGDLCPLLDLLDISEEFSCMLLVDEAHATGVFGKTGAGCVEYFNCTKETLIQMGTLSKAFGSLGGYVAGSAELIDFLRNRAPSWIYTTGLSPADTAAALAAINIVQTEPQRREQLWQNVETLKTLFQEKQLRFNIPLSESLSPIFCVPIKDAATVLTIGQKLKEQGIFAAAIRPPTANTSRIRISLMATHTLIQLQTLVQVLAEVIPV, from the coding sequence ATGATCAATGATGCTTACGCTTGGATAGAAAAAGCCCTTGAGACGATTCATAAAGTCGATTGGTATCGTTCTGTTCAAACGGTAGAAAATCAAGCAGGTGCTACCCTGATCATTGACGGGAAACCCTTGATTAATTTTGCGAGTAACGATTATTTAGGATTAGCCGGAGATCAACGGTTAATTGATGCGGCTATTGCCGCAACTCAAGCATTTGGAACCGGAGTTACGGGTTCTCGATTGTTAACGGGACATCGCCAACTCCATCGAGATTTAGAATTAGCGATCGCTCATTTTAAACAAACAGAGGATGCCATTGTTTTTAGTTCTGGTTATTTAGCAAATATTGGCACGATTAGTGCTTTAGTTGGACAACGGGATTTAATTCTATCTGATGAATATAACCACTCTAGTCTTAAAAATGGCGCGAAAATGAGTGGCGCAACGGTGTTAGAATATCAACATAATAATCCTGAACAGTTAAGAGAACTCCTCGAAGAACATCGTCTTCCTTATCGAAAAGCACTGATTATTACCGATGGTGTTTTTAGTATGGATGGAGATTTATGTCCTTTACTGGATTTACTTGACATCAGTGAAGAATTTTCCTGTATGTTATTAGTAGATGAAGCTCATGCTACGGGAGTTTTTGGAAAAACAGGAGCCGGATGTGTAGAGTATTTTAATTGCACCAAAGAAACTTTAATCCAAATGGGAACCCTGAGTAAAGCGTTCGGAAGTTTAGGAGGTTATGTGGCAGGTTCGGCGGAACTCATTGATTTTTTAAGAAATCGTGCACCGAGTTGGATTTATACTACTGGATTAAGTCCGGCGGATACTGCTGCGGCTTTAGCTGCGATTAATATTGTGCAAACTGAACCTCAACGACGGGAACAATTATGGCAAAATGTTGAAACTTTAAAAACCCTATTCCAAGAAAAACAACTCCGCTTTAATATCCCCCTTTCTGAATCTCTTTCCCCCATTTTTTGTGTTCCCATCAAAGATGCAGCAACGGTATTAACTATCGGACAAAAACTCAAAGAGCAAGGAATTTTTGCCGCCGCTATTCGTCCCCCCACTGCTAATACCAGCCGCATTCGGATTTCCTTAATGGCGACTCATACCTTGATACAATTACAAACATTAGTTCAAGTTTTAGCTGAGGTAATTCCTGTCTAA
- a CDS encoding ion transporter, which produces MARKIKRRIFLILEAKEHKQTLSRACEYFLIFLIISNTLAVCIESIEEIFKAYEFYFIAFNRFSVGVFTLEYLLRVWSCTTLDRYRHPIWGRLRYMVTPLAIIDLIAFLPFYLPFTNADLRSIKLFGLTRFLQLLKLGRYSRGIKILGEVIHLRQEELILTLNIVCFLLISSATLIYFVEHEAQPDKFPNIPAAMWWGIITLTTVGYGDIYPITPLGKILGGILALLGIGLFALPAGLIASGFTEVITANKKLAQTPPPRICPHCGKPLDETLNNPTHLRD; this is translated from the coding sequence ATGGCTAGAAAAATTAAGCGTCGCATATTTCTAATTTTAGAAGCAAAAGAGCATAAACAAACTTTAAGCCGTGCTTGTGAATATTTTTTGATATTTCTAATTATTTCCAATACTTTGGCTGTTTGTATAGAATCTATTGAAGAAATTTTTAAAGCTTATGAATTTTATTTCATTGCTTTTAACCGATTTTCAGTTGGGGTTTTTACATTAGAATATCTATTAAGGGTATGGTCATGTACAACCCTTGATAGATATCGCCATCCGATTTGGGGAAGACTCCGATATATGGTAACACCCCTAGCGATTATTGATTTAATTGCTTTCTTACCCTTTTATCTCCCTTTTACGAATGCTGACCTAAGAAGTATCAAATTATTTGGATTAACTCGATTTTTACAGCTTCTAAAATTAGGTCGTTATTCTCGTGGAATTAAAATTTTAGGTGAAGTCATTCACTTGCGTCAGGAAGAACTAATTTTAACCTTAAATATTGTATGTTTTTTATTGATTTCTTCGGCTACATTAATTTATTTTGTCGAGCATGAAGCTCAACCGGATAAATTTCCCAATATTCCGGCGGCGATGTGGTGGGGGATTATTACTTTAACCACAGTCGGTTATGGAGATATTTATCCCATTACTCCTTTAGGAAAAATATTAGGGGGAATTTTAGCTTTATTAGGCATTGGACTTTTTGCCTTACCTGCGGGGTTAATTGCGTCGGGTTTTACTGAAGTGATCACAGCTAATAAAAAGTTAGCTCAAACTCCTCCCCCTAGAATTTGTCCCCACTGTGGAAAACCTCTGGATGAAACCCTTAATAATCCAACCCATCTCAGGGATTAA
- the trpS gene encoding tryptophan--tRNA ligase: protein MGKQRVLSGVQPTGNLHLGNYLGAIRNWVDNQAQYDNFFCVVDLHAITVPHNPATLAADTYTIAALYLACGIDLDYSTIFVQSHISAHSELTWLLNCITPINWLQDMIQFKEKAIKQGENVSAGLLDYPVLMAADILLYDADKVPVGEDQKQHLELTRDIAVRFNHLFGQKKAVLKLPEPLIRPEGARVMSLTDGTRKMSKSDPSELSRINLLDDPDTITKKIKRCKTDSVRGLTFDDSDRPECHNLLMLYGILTNKTKAEVTAECQDMGWGQFKPLFTETVIESLKPIQEKYKAVMDDQGYLESVLRTGREKAEAVANETLNRVKDAMGYSRPL, encoded by the coding sequence ATGGGTAAACAGCGAGTTCTATCAGGAGTACAACCGACCGGAAACCTTCATCTGGGGAACTACCTCGGTGCTATTCGCAACTGGGTCGATAATCAAGCGCAATACGATAACTTCTTCTGTGTTGTCGATTTACACGCGATTACCGTTCCTCATAATCCAGCCACCTTAGCCGCAGATACCTACACCATTGCCGCCCTATATTTAGCTTGTGGCATCGATTTAGACTATTCTACAATTTTTGTTCAGTCCCATATTTCCGCCCATAGTGAACTCACCTGGCTTCTTAATTGTATTACCCCGATTAATTGGCTACAAGATATGATTCAGTTTAAAGAAAAAGCCATTAAACAGGGGGAAAATGTCAGCGCGGGTTTACTCGATTATCCCGTCTTAATGGCGGCGGATATCTTACTTTATGATGCGGATAAAGTTCCCGTCGGAGAAGATCAAAAACAACATCTGGAATTAACCCGTGATATTGCAGTAAGATTTAATCATTTATTCGGTCAAAAGAAGGCTGTCCTGAAATTACCTGAACCTTTAATTCGTCCCGAAGGTGCACGGGTGATGAGTCTCACCGATGGAACTCGAAAAATGTCAAAATCCGATCCTTCAGAATTAAGCCGAATTAATTTATTAGATGATCCCGATACAATTACTAAAAAAATTAAACGCTGTAAAACGGATTCAGTTCGAGGTTTAACCTTTGATGATTCTGACCGTCCAGAATGTCATAATTTATTAATGCTTTATGGCATTCTAACCAATAAAACCAAAGCAGAAGTTACCGCCGAATGTCAAGACATGGGATGGGGTCAATTTAAACCTTTATTCACAGAAACTGTCATTGAAAGTCTAAAACCCATTCAAGAAAAATATAAAGCCGTGATGGATGATCAAGGCTATTTAGAATCTGTATTAAGAACAGGTCGAGAAAAAGCCGAAGCTGTCGCCAATGAAACCCTAAATCGGGTTAAAGATGCAATGGGATATTCCCGACCATTGTAA